The DNA region CAATGATATCTTTCCAATCACTAACGTTTGTTTGTCCAGAACTATTATTTCCAACTGCGACTACCGTTCCATCGCTTTTTAAGCCAACAGTATGGGAACCTCCAGCAGAAATTGAACGAATATCATGCCAATCTTGAACCTGTAATTGTCCAAAATAGTTTTCACCAGCTCCAACTACTGTTCCTCCCGTTTTTAAACCAACGGTATGAGTAGCACCAACAGAGATGTCGGCAATGTCATTCCAACCAGTAACCTTTGATTGGGCAGAACCTTTATAGCCGACTGCCACCACGGTTCCATCATTTTTCACGCCTACTGTGAATCCGTCTCCAACTGCTACGTCATTAATACCAAGCCAACCACTTACATTTGCTTCCCCATTCCCGTTATTCCCTGCCGCGACAACGGTTCCATCGCTTTTCAAGCCAATGCTATGAGAACGACCAGTGGAAGTGGCAACGATATCGGACCAATCAGATACATAGTTTTTTCCGCTACCATTATCACCAATTCCAACCACCGTGCCATTCTCTTTTACACCCAATATATTTTTCTCACCAGCCGAAATGGCAGTGATATCTTTCCAATCACTTAAATTCATTTGAGCACCAGAACTATCTCCTACTGCTATCACGGCACCATCGCTTTTTAAGCCCACGGTATGCGCACCCACTGCAGAAAGTGCAATGATATTTTTCCAGCCGCTAACATCAATTTGTCCAGAATGATTCCACCCTGTACCCACAACTGTTCCATCACTTTTTAAGCCTACCAAATGATAGTCACCTGAAGAAATCGCAATGATATTCTCCCAACCACTAACATCTAGGCTTGTATCAGTAGTAACGACGGTTCCATCGTTTTTTAATCCTGCAACATGGCTATTTCCTACCGATATTGCTACAATATTTGACCAATTAACAACCGCAGAATATCCACTTGGATACATTCCACTCGCGACAACCGTTCCATCACTTTTTAAACCCGCAGAATGGAACATACCGGCAGAAACGGCGACGATATCCTTCCAGTCGCTTACATTTCCTGGCCCTCCCGCAGAGATAACGGAACCATCACCTTTTAGTCCTAATACAGAACTATCTGCTGCCGAAATGGCAACTAAATTTGCCCAATTGGCAATCGTTTCTTGTCCTTCCCACGAACCGCCATCAACCACAGCAGTTCCATCCTTTTTTAATCCAACAGTATAATAACTTCCTGACGCTATCGAGACGATATTCTTCCAATTGCTAACATTCGTTTCATACATTCCTGTTTCAATAACCGTTCCATCTACTTGTAAAATAGAGGTACGAGAATTCTCACCCGCCACAATCCCCTCAAACCTTTTCGCATCTTCTCTCGTTAATAAACCCGCTGCGTCGGCGGACTTAATGTTTTCAAATTTACTCTGAAACATCGCAGCCGGCAAGAAATTTAAAACTAGTGAGATGATTAACGCCAAACCTATTGCCCTATTAAACTTTCTCATTAACATACCCCTCTTTATTGTAAAATCATTGTTACCTAATTGTAACATGCCTTAATTTACTAGAATCGCTGAAGATTTTTACTTAATTTGAAGGAATTTCCTAGATTGCTAAAAATTTAAAGACACCATCCAATTTTTCTGGATGGTGTCTTTAGTTTGAGCCTTTGTCTGTTATGCAGCTGCATTATTCTTATTTGTGTATTTCTTAACTGTTCTACGGATGAATGGAACCACCCAGCGATCTAAACCAATCCGTCCTGCGTTGTAGCCTGCTGTTAAGATGATGAAGCCTAAGAAGATGTCTGTGGGGTTATGAGAAACCGTTCCTGCTAAGAAGAAACTGAAGTTCATCACGAGTCCAAAGAACATTGCTGCTGTTGTTAAGCAACCAAGAAGTAATCCTAAACCGATTAACGCTTCGCCCCAAGGGACTAGGAAGTTGAATAATTCAATGTTTGGTAAGGCAAAGTTTTCTAGGAAGCTAACGTACCAGCCGTAAACCATGCTGCCATCCGGACCTTTAACGGGGTTTGCAACAGCATTTGCTAAATAGCCTGAAGCATCAAAACCATCTACAATTTTGTGATAACCGGCTGTCAGCCACGCGTAGCCAAGGTACAAACGAATAGCAGTTAAAATAGCAGCAGAGATTTTATTTTCCCTTAAAAAATTTATAAACATAAGTCATTCCGCCTTTCAAAATTTGTTTGTTCTTTATACTTATAATATATTGTATTCCAAACATTAATACTATGAAGATAGTGTTAATTTCACAGTTTGTTAGAAATGTTTTGACTAATGTATGAACAGCATGGAAAATGCCGAGCTGCTGGGGATTTTCGAACAATTCTAAGCAAAAAAAAGAATGCACAGAGCTACCTCTGTGCATTCTTTTAACCATAATACCAATCATACAAATGGAATCGGCTGCTTTGCTGCTATCATTAAGCTTTTGTAGCGGTGTTCAGAAGGTTGCCTGAAACATTTGAGTGGCTGCCGGATTCTCGGTTTTTTGCGGCTCAGTTGGCTTTCGGCCACACTACTTAGCTTTTACTTTCACTGAAGCCGTTTTCACATAATCCCCAAATCCACCAACGGTTAATGTGAAGGTAATCGTGTATTTACCAGGTGTATTGGCATCAAAGTCACCTTTATCAATCACAACTGAGCTTGTTGCATCTTTTCTTTCGGAGTCTTTCGCTACCACGATTAAGGACACTAGATCAAGCTTATCTCCTGGAGAAATCGTCGCATTTTTGACAGCTAAAACTGGTTTTTTCAGCTTTTCCGGGTCGGTAGCTTTCTCTTTAACAGTTACCGTTGCGGTTTTTACTATATCTTCATAGCCTTCTGCCTTCAATGTGAAGGTGATCATATATGTTCCTGGTTTAGTCGCATCAAAGTTGCCTTCATCGATTTCAACGGATGCTGTGGCATCATTACCCCTGGAGTCCTTCGCTTCGGTAATAAGCGAGGTTAAATCCAGTTCATCTCCGGCGATGATTGTTGCGTCCTTCACTATCAGAATTGGCTCAACAAGCTGTTCTTCCACTTTCTTATGCAAAGAAAATTCTGCTGCACTAGCAAATCCGCCCATTCCATTTTCAACAATGAACCGAACATACTTGGCTGAAACACCAATTAAATCAATGGTTTTTATATTCGCATCATTTCCCCAGGAACCAGCAGTCACATCTGAATAATTTTGACCATCGGTACTTACTTGAACGCGATAGTTTAAAATGTTGCCATTCTGTCCACCCGCTTGTCTTGGAGTATAGACAAATTTGCTTAGGGTGGTTTCCTCAGCAAGCTCCATGTTTACTTCATACGGGAGCGGTGGGTTTTTGCTCCACTTGGAGTGCCAGATCGTACCTGTATTTCCGTCAAATGCGAGCCCAATCGGCCCTTCCACTTTCGTATCTCCTTGAACAGTTTCTTCACTCGTAGCAGAAATGTTCATGGTGCCAGGATCAATCCTAGTTGGATCGATATATTTTCCTTTTACGATAGTTAATGTAGAAATAACCCCATTAACAGAATTCGTTGCACTGCCGATTCTTTCAAGCGGTAATACCAATGTGTTATAAGGCATCCTCGTATCAGCAGTAAGCGGGATTTCTTCGCCATTGACAAATAATCTAGTTTTCTCTAATTCTGTCACAAAAGTGAGCGTTGTCTTTTTGCCAGCTGTCAGCTTGTAATCAAAGGAATAGGAACGGCCTGCATAATCGTAACCTACATAGCCATCCTTATTTAAAGCATAAATAGTTGCATAGGTTTTATTCGGACCCGCATAGCTCTCTTCTGCCAAAATTTGCGGACCATTCGTATCCTTCAAGGTTAAGGTCACATTCATAACCGCATTCGGGCCTAGATTTTCCAAGCCAGTCGTAACATAGCTTTCCGAATCGTTTAATTGAAGCCCTTTGCCTGCAACAACATCGGCATTAACCTTTTCTTCTACGTCATAGCCATTGCCACTATTGTCCTGCAGCCCTTTTGTAAAATTATAATCAATCACCGTTGAATCAACTGTTGCTACATCAAACTTTGGATTCGTTGTTGGAGCAAATCCTGTTTTCTTTGCTGTCTCATTGAATTCAGCAAAGGTCACACCTGATGTATCGCTGCCCCAGTTCTTTTGGGCAATAGCAGGAATCGCATCAAACACGCGGTCAAACATATCATATGGGGTAATACCATTTTCAAGTTTACCAACCTTATCATTCCATAAAGCAAACATACCTCCCAAGAATTGAGGATTTGATTCGTTGACAACGGTGCCATTGGAAAACTTATTTGGTTGATAGCTGTTATATATGGTTTGCGAATTTAAGCGATCCCTATAGTAGCCCGCTCTTGGGACCATATAAACTTGGCCGTCATCAATGTTAATGATATCAAAGCCTTGGTTTAGCATTTGTTGCGGGTTCGCCCATCCTGTATTCCAAACCTGTAATTGAACATCTTTAGAGGTAACTGGTGTCGTCCCGGTTTTATTTGAAAGGCTTCCCCATAGTCGTACAGTTCGTTGTTTTTCGTCGCGAACAAATTTCAACATATTATCGACATAGGCACGATAGGCTTCCGCACCTCCATAATACTCATCGCTTCCAATATGAATAGGAGCGTCTTTAAATACAGGGCTATCACCATCCAAATACTCATTATAAATCGATTTAATGAACGGCAGCGTATCTGGATGCGATAAATCAAGCATGGCTGCTGCTTCTTCAGGTGGTTTACCGTTTACAATTTGACCTTTATAGTAAAGATCAGGTCTTACCTTCACCATGGACAAGGCATGTCCAGGTGTATCAAACTCTGGAACAATATCGATCCCATAATCTCCAGCATCCGTGATGAATCGATTAAATTCCTGCTTGGTATAATAACCATCTTGAGATGTCAAAGGAACCCCATTCTCTCCAACAATATTGGACTCCAATCTGAAGCCGGCATAGGCATTATCGATGGCATCGTCAATCGAGTTAAATAAATGCATTTCTAATTCATTGTCATTTAAATGAACCTGGAAATCATTCAATTTGTAGTAACTCATGTTTTTGACATATTCATAGAGATAATCGAGATCAGTAAACTTACGGCCGACATCGAGCATAAAGCCTCGAATTTTGAATTTCGGATAATCCCTTACCAATCCATTTGGTATCAAATTTCCGTCATTTAGTTTCAACAGTTGAAGTAATGTTCTTGTCGCATAAAATGCACCTGTATACTCTTCTGCTGTCACAACGATATTACCGTTCTGAATTTCAATCCCATATCCTTCTTCACCGTACACACCTTCTGCATCCTTTTTGAAAATGATCGCATTGGTGTCTTTCGATTCAATCGAGAGATGCAATCCCTCCATGTCAATCAGATCCTGTTGGAATAGTTTAGCTGCCTTTTGGAAGGCTGGTTCTTGAACCACAATAGCAGTTGAAGCATCAACGACCTTGAATCCTTCTAGTCCATACCATTCTTGAAGAGCAGGGATTACGATTGGCTTTTCATTTTCCCCCTCATCTTCATGTGCCCCAGCTACGGAAACGGTAAATTCCTTTGACTCCGTGCTTTTATTTGTTTTTGTTAACTTCAGAGTTACCTTTACATTTTTATCCGTT from Neobacillus sp. FSL H8-0543 includes:
- a CDS encoding DoxX family membrane protein, translated to MFINFLRENKISAAILTAIRLYLGYAWLTAGYHKIVDGFDASGYLANAVANPVKGPDGSMVYGWYVSFLENFALPNIELFNFLVPWGEALIGLGLLLGCLTTAAMFFGLVMNFSFFLAGTVSHNPTDIFLGFIILTAGYNAGRIGLDRWVVPFIRRTVKKYTNKNNAAA
- a CDS encoding discoidin domain-containing protein, with the translated sequence MSYLSKRLFRRSTIILLTILLILPTFLTGLSAGAIAATEPIYTSSGSETASFGPEKAFDGKYDRYTNKDSRWASTLGLASKENPKWLQVEYPEVKTFQGFKIHWERKNVNAYSIQVSNDGTSFKTVYNSTANKNQWIETIKLANAETAKIVRLVITDFVSNSPNIEKDVDWATVSVFEFEVLESLIPVVVGTDNVAVGKTATASNTEAGSTFVPGNTVDGNMNTRWSTDRGDNVARTLTIDLNALTQVQSVIINWERTNIIAFNLTYSEDGTQYLPFYRQTQKFDNQRQQLTVPSPVNARYLKLEITQYDGGTINWPNIGINEVEVFSIHKNEIPGEITSLEQITSLPVNDETGKLNLPQATNGEIAIVGSNALPVIDLEGNVFRPLTDKNVKVTLKLTKTNKSTESKEFTVSVAGAHEDEGENEKPIVIPALQEWYGLEGFKVVDASTAIVVQEPAFQKAAKLFQQDLIDMEGLHLSIESKDTNAIIFKKDAEGVYGEEGYGIEIQNGNIVVTAEEYTGAFYATRTLLQLLKLNDGNLIPNGLVRDYPKFKIRGFMLDVGRKFTDLDYLYEYVKNMSYYKLNDFQVHLNDNELEMHLFNSIDDAIDNAYAGFRLESNIVGENGVPLTSQDGYYTKQEFNRFITDAGDYGIDIVPEFDTPGHALSMVKVRPDLYYKGQIVNGKPPEEAAAMLDLSHPDTLPFIKSIYNEYLDGDSPVFKDAPIHIGSDEYYGGAEAYRAYVDNMLKFVRDEKQRTVRLWGSLSNKTGTTPVTSKDVQLQVWNTGWANPQQMLNQGFDIINIDDGQVYMVPRAGYYRDRLNSQTIYNSYQPNKFSNGTVVNESNPQFLGGMFALWNDKVGKLENGITPYDMFDRVFDAIPAIAQKNWGSDTSGVTFAEFNETAKKTGFAPTTNPKFDVATVDSTVIDYNFTKGLQDNSGNGYDVEEKVNADVVAGKGLQLNDSESYVTTGLENLGPNAVMNVTLTLKDTNGPQILAEESYAGPNKTYATIYALNKDGYVGYDYAGRSYSFDYKLTAGKKTTLTFVTELEKTRLFVNGEEIPLTADTRMPYNTLVLPLERIGSATNSVNGVISTLTIVKGKYIDPTRIDPGTMNISATSEETVQGDTKVEGPIGLAFDGNTGTIWHSKWSKNPPLPYEVNMELAEETTLSKFVYTPRQAGGQNGNILNYRVQVSTDGQNYSDVTAGSWGNDANIKTIDLIGVSAKYVRFIVENGMGGFASAAEFSLHKKVEEQLVEPILIVKDATIIAGDELDLTSLITEAKDSRGNDATASVEIDEGNFDATKPGTYMITFTLKAEGYEDIVKTATVTVKEKATDPEKLKKPVLAVKNATISPGDKLDLVSLIVVAKDSERKDATSSVVIDKGDFDANTPGKYTITFTLTVGGFGDYVKTASVKVKAK